CCGCCCCAGGCCGCGCCCCTGCCACGGCAACGCTACCGCCATTTCGGCCAGGTAGAGATCGCCGTCCATGGGCCGCGTCAGCGCAAAGCCCGCGCACTGGCCCTCGCCTTCCGCGACCCACAGCAGGCCGGCCGCCTGCGCCTGCGCCAGCTCGGCCTGCGGCGCCGTATCGTCGCCGGCGGCCCACGCCATATGCGTGCCCAGGAAGCGCCGCGCGGCGGAGCGTTCGATATCGGCCAGGCTGGCCAGGTCTGTAGGTCGTGCGAGTCTGATCATAGGCATGGCAGTATGCCTGATGCGGGCCCGGCGTCCGATCCCATAAAATGGCGTTTTCGGCCATCACGGCCCCGCAATACAGGCCCAGCCCCAAGACATGACTCAAAACGCCACCTCCGATACCTGGGGCTTTGCCCATCCCGATTGCCGCGGCGCGGCCGCCCTGCTGTTCTTCATGAACGACCTGGCGCGGGTGATCAACCAGTACCTGAGCCCGGGACAGCTATCCAACGAAGCGCTGGCCGATGCGCAAAAGGCGGTCGATGCCTTGCTGGCCCGCTACGTGGACATTCAGGCCGCCCCCGAAGCCTTCGACAACGAGCGCATCGAACTCGCCCTGGAAACCGAAAACCAGCCTGACGGCCAGACCAGCGCGCAAGTGGCGCTGCGCATGTCGCCACGCCTGGAAGGCCTCATCATCGAGGCCCAGCGCCAGGCTCGCCCGGCGACCCATTAAAGGCCTGGAACGGGGGAGGAGTCTCCCCCCACCACAAAACGCTTGCCAAAAGCATCAACTGCCTGTACTATTGCTGGTTGAGTTCTGCCGTTTTCGCCAAATTCCATACGAAAAAACGCGGTGATAAACGACGGCGCTGGCACTGAGGCCTGTACATCAGCCCCTCCCCAGACGCCGAAGCAGACCCTCGAAAATACCCAAGCCCAAGCATCCCGTCCCATTTGCGAAAACCGCAAATCCGGATTGCGGCCTGGAACAAAACGCCTTCACCCAACCGCCAGTCCGGCTTGGCAAGAAGCAACAAGACAATCAGCGGCGCCTACAACACGCGCAAGCGACGAATACCGATAACCGCGCCGCAACCAGCAGGGCCTGTCCGTCCTGCATGACTTCTCGGGCCGCGCATGTCCGCATGCATGCTTTGCGCTTGTTCGCGCATCGCGCAACCCGAAACGACGCTGTCCCGGACTGATGGACAGCGTCGCGCCGCCAGGCCGTGCGCGCAAAACATGAGAATGCGCAAAAGGACGGCGGCATATATGCGTTAGTGTCACGACACACGCCTGCCCGATTCAATACGGCTGGCAGCGGCACGCGGCAGGAACGCTGCGCGCCACGTGGCCAGACGCGGCTTTTCCCATAACTAGAAACCAAGAGAACAAACACCATGAATACTCGTTTCACGACCTCGGACCTGATCCGACGCCCGGCGCACACCACGCTGGACAACATGCCGATCCATATCGGCGACATCGTTTACCTGAAGCCCGCAAATGGCCCGGAAATCCGCGCCACGGTCATCTACAACGCGCCCATCGATGGCACGACCACCTACACGACCGAAGTCGTGCCCTGCGGCGCACCCGCGCAAAAGGCCCCCGGCCAGCGCATCCGCTTCCGCCATGAGCACGTGCATCGCATCGAACCGGTGCGCAGCGCCACTCACTGAAGCAGCAGCCCGCCCCGTTGCGCAAGCAACGGGGCAATTTGTGCGTGATAAAGTCCCCGGCAATACAGCCCTGGCGATCCCACCATGCAGAACAACCGTCTCGCAGTCCATATCTGGGACCTTCCCACCCGCCTCTTTCATTGGGCGCTCGTCGTCTGCATCGTCGGCGCGTTCGTCAGCGTGAAGCTGGGCGGCCTGTACATGGACTGGCACGTGCGCTTCGGCTGTACGGCGTTGGGTCTGATCCTGTTCCGCCTGCTCTGGGGATTCATCGGCCCGCGCTACGCCCGCTTCACGCACTTCGTGCGCGGCCCGGCGGCCGTGGCCCGCTATCTGAAGGGCGCCGCGGCGCCCGCAGGCCACAACCCGCTGGGTGCGCTGTCGGTGCTGGCGCTGCTGCTGGTCATCGGCTTCCAGGCGGTCAGCGGCCTGTTCACCACCGACGACATCATGACGCAGGGCCCCTTGTTCGGCCACGTCAGCGAAGCCGTTTCCGCCGCCATGACGTCCTGGCACAAGCTGAACGAATGGGTCATCCTGACCCTGGTCGCCCTTCATATTGCAGCTGTGCTCTGGTACGCGCTGGTGCGCCGCAAGCGCCTGGTGCGCGCCATCATCACCGGCAAGGTCGATGCCAAGGATGTGCCCGCCGGCACGGCCCCCACGCAGGACGGTTTCGCCGTCTGGCTGCGTGCGCTGGTGCTGGGCGCCTGTGTCACGGTCCTGGTACTGTGGATCCGGTCGCTGGAAGTCGCGGCCGACATGTCTTTTTCCTGACGGTTCACGCAGCGCGAAGACAGCGCTGCGGCCCGCTCAACGCCGCGCCTCGATCAAGTGCCGCGTCGAATGAGCCACGAACGGCTCTCCCCGACGCATCCGCTCATCCAGCGCCTGCAGGGCATCGCGATACCTCGCCACCGAAAAATCGGGCACCCACCACACGCACTTGCGCAGGATCCAGACCACGGCGCCCACGTCATGGAACACCATCTGGCAACGGGCCGCGCGCAAGTCCGTCACGGCAAGTCCAGCAGCCGCCGCGGCGGCCGCCTCATCCTGCGGATCCCGCAAGCGCCGCTGCGCTGACAAAGGCCCCAGGAAATGCTCGATCAGCTCAAAGGCCGAAGCCGGCCCCACATGCTGGGCGAAGTAATGCCCACCCGGCTTGAGGACGCGGTGGATTTCCGCCCAGTCCGCGTTCACAGGGTGCCTGGACGTCACGAGTTCAAACGACGCATCGGCAAACGGCAAGCCCGCGCCCGGCGCTGTCTGCACTAGCCGCAAGCCACGAGCGGCCAGGCGTTCATGCGCTTTCCTGGCATTGGGCGGCCAGGCTTCGGTCGCGCACATCACCGGCGGAAAGCGGGGCGCCTCGCCCAGCACTTCGCCGCCGCCCGTATCCAGGTCCAGCGCCGACTGCACACTGGCCAGGCGCTGCGCAAGCAGCCTGGCATAGCCCCACGGCGGACGCTGCTCGGAAGCGCGCCCCGCCAGCCAGCCGAAGCCCCACCCGCCGACATCGGCGGCTTCGGCCTCTGCCACCAGCTCATCAAAGGATTTCATCGCTTCTCTCCTGTGCAAGACCGACGCGCAGTCCCGCGAGGTCACGCCCGGCAAAGCCATAAAAAAAAGCGCCAACCGTTACGCTGGCGCCTCTTTGCCCACATGCCGCCCGCGGACGGCAGGCGCCTTATTTCTTCTTGCGGTACGAGTCGTGGCAGGCCTTGCAGCTTGCGCCGACGTCGCCAAACGCAGCGCGCAGCTTGTCCAGGTCGCCGGCATCGGCAGCGGCCGACAGCTTGACGATATTGTCCTGGAAGGCCTGTTGCTTCTGCTTGAAGCCCGCAGCGTCGCTCCAGATTTCCGGACGCGCATCGCCGCCTTCGGTGCCCGCGCCAAAAGCCGTCCACGGCAAGGCCGACAAGGTCTTCAGCACTTCCACGTTGGCCTTGATCTGCGCGGCGTCATAGGGCTGCTGGCCCTTGACCACTGGCGCCATGCGGCCAAAGTGGGAAGCCATCAGCGTCAGCGCCGATTGGCGGTACTTGACCGCGTCCTCCGGCTTGGCGAACTGCGCGGACGCGCTCGTCGCCAGCAGGGGCCCAACCGTCATACAGGCCAACGCGGCAAGCGTGGACAACTTCTTCATTGCAATCTCCCGTAAGGTCAACAGAGGCCGCGCGCCCCGGGCGCGCGGCAAGGCGACTATACCGCCCGGGCCAAGTCTGCGGCCAGCCCGATGTAGGAGCGCGGGGTCATCGCCAACAGGCGCGCCTTGGGCTCTTCGGGCAGGGCCAGGCCCTGGATGAATTCTCGCAGGCCTTCCTCGGTGATGCCCTTGCCGCGCGTCAAAGCCTTGAGTTGCTCGTACGGCTGCGGCAGGCCATAGCGGCGCATGACGGTCTGCACCGGCTCGGCCAGCACTTCCCAGCAAGCGTCGATGTCGGCGTCGATGGCGGCAGTGTTGACCTCAAGCTTGCCCAGGCCGCGCATGCAGGCATCCCAAGCCACCAGGCAGTAGCCCAGGCCCACGCCCAGATTGCGCAGCACGGTGGAGTCGGTCAGGTCGCGCTGCCAGCGGGAGATCGGCAG
The sequence above is drawn from the Achromobacter xylosoxidans genome and encodes:
- a CDS encoding GNAT family N-acetyltransferase, translating into MPMIRLARPTDLASLADIERSAARRFLGTHMAWAAGDDTAPQAELAQAQAAGLLWVAEGEGQCAGFALTRPMDGDLYLAEMAVALPWQGRGLGRALLAAVCTHARSAGRYRFVLLTTDRELPWNRPFYLRQGFVDIAAGELPPGLRERLSHEAAMGFDPARRCAMAYPLEP
- a CDS encoding cytochrome b/b6 domain-containing protein; translation: MQNNRLAVHIWDLPTRLFHWALVVCIVGAFVSVKLGGLYMDWHVRFGCTALGLILFRLLWGFIGPRYARFTHFVRGPAAVARYLKGAAAPAGHNPLGALSVLALLLVIGFQAVSGLFTTDDIMTQGPLFGHVSEAVSAAMTSWHKLNEWVILTLVALHIAAVLWYALVRRKRLVRAIITGKVDAKDVPAGTAPTQDGFAVWLRALVLGACVTVLVLWIRSLEVAADMSFS
- a CDS encoding class I SAM-dependent methyltransferase; this translates as MKSFDELVAEAEAADVGGWGFGWLAGRASEQRPPWGYARLLAQRLASVQSALDLDTGGGEVLGEAPRFPPVMCATEAWPPNARKAHERLAARGLRLVQTAPGAGLPFADASFELVTSRHPVNADWAEIHRVLKPGGHYFAQHVGPASAFELIEHFLGPLSAQRRLRDPQDEAAAAAAAGLAVTDLRAARCQMVFHDVGAVVWILRKCVWWVPDFSVARYRDALQALDERMRRGEPFVAHSTRHLIEARR
- a CDS encoding c-type cytochrome, with the protein product MKKLSTLAALACMTVGPLLATSASAQFAKPEDAVKYRQSALTLMASHFGRMAPVVKGQQPYDAAQIKANVEVLKTLSALPWTAFGAGTEGGDARPEIWSDAAGFKQKQQAFQDNIVKLSAAADAGDLDKLRAAFGDVGASCKACHDSYRKKK